The proteins below come from a single Actinomycetota bacterium genomic window:
- a CDS encoding SGNH/GDSL hydrolase family protein produces the protein MSAPDEIIRLVSKVAHARRIAKAAAFGSGGAAGAGAATLGLLVAQARAARRAIGPRSDVAPYQDGRYGPRDGTSVRLAMLGDSSAAGLGVADRDDTIGATLARAVAATLGRGVVLTTVAVVGAQSRHLADQVERILVLRPHIAVIMIGANDVTHAVRPQVSVGQLQQAVRRLREHGTEVVVGTCPDLGTVRPIAQPLRYVARRLSRSLAAAQAIGAVEAGGRAVSLGDLLGPEFDARPETMFSADRFHPSAEGYRAAAQALLPAVLAGIRHGTGADLLPARWSAPLPVAEAAVAAAQLAGAAVEAAQVGGQDRGPRGRWARLRLRGHGGRAAEADEPAVVDLREGGGPGAGAAGSESGGAAGGRSGGTPQRPEALDPLPQDGVDRG, from the coding sequence ATGTCGGCGCCCGATGAGATCATTCGACTCGTGAGCAAGGTCGCGCACGCCCGTCGTATCGCCAAGGCTGCGGCCTTCGGCAGCGGTGGTGCGGCCGGCGCCGGCGCCGCGACGCTCGGTCTCCTCGTCGCCCAGGCTCGCGCCGCCCGGCGTGCCATCGGACCGCGCAGCGACGTCGCGCCGTACCAGGACGGCCGCTACGGCCCACGAGACGGGACGTCGGTGCGATTGGCCATGCTCGGCGATTCCAGTGCGGCGGGCCTCGGCGTCGCAGACCGCGACGACACCATCGGTGCCACGCTCGCTCGGGCGGTCGCCGCGACCCTGGGACGCGGCGTCGTGCTCACCACCGTCGCGGTGGTCGGCGCGCAGTCCCGGCACCTGGCCGACCAGGTGGAGCGGATCCTGGTCCTGCGTCCCCACATCGCGGTGATCATGATCGGCGCGAACGACGTCACCCACGCGGTGCGCCCGCAGGTCTCGGTGGGGCAACTCCAGCAGGCGGTACGCCGGCTGCGTGAGCACGGCACCGAGGTCGTCGTGGGCACCTGCCCGGACCTCGGCACGGTCCGACCGATCGCCCAACCCTTGCGGTACGTCGCCCGCCGCCTGTCGCGGTCGCTGGCTGCCGCGCAGGCGATCGGAGCGGTCGAGGCCGGTGGGCGTGCGGTCTCCCTCGGTGACCTGCTGGGGCCGGAGTTCGACGCGCGCCCGGAGACGATGTTCTCGGCCGACCGATTCCATCCGTCGGCCGAGGGCTACCGGGCCGCCGCGCAGGCACTGCTGCCGGCTGTGCTCGCCGGGATCCGGCACGGCACCGGGGCCGATCTCCTCCCGGCCCGCTGGTCGGCGCCGCTGCCGGTCGCGGAGGCGGCGGTGGCGGCGGCGCAGCTGGCCGGTGCGGCCGTCGAGGCGGCTCAGGTCGGCGGTCAGGACCGGGGGCCTCGTGGCCGGTGGGCGCGACTGCGCCTGCGCGGTCACGGTGGGCGTGCCGCCGAGGCAGACGAACCGGCCGTGGTCGACCTCCGCGAGGGCGGCGGACCGGGCGCTGGCGCAGCCGGTAGCGAGTCAGGTGGCGCGGCCGGCGGCAGGTCAGGTGGCACGCCGCAGCGCCCGGAGGCGCTCGACCCCCTGCCGCAGGACGGCGTCGACCGGGGCTGA
- a CDS encoding Ppx/GppA family phosphatase: MRVAAIDCGTNSIRLLVADVEPGAGAVIDVERRMEVVRLGEGIDRTGLISDAALARTLAACDDYAAVIAATRATAVRFVATSASRDARNRDAFVAGVRARIGVEPEVVSGAVEATLSFAGATGGLRGAELPYLVVDIGGGSTEFVLGTTGPQAAHSVDVGCVRMTERHLHDDPPTPQQLRTAQADIDAAIGEAGAVVPFDQARTLVGLAGSVTTVAALALGLPQYDPTAIHGSRIPADQVRTVTAQLLAMTRSQRAALPVMHPGRVDVIGAGSLVLQRILELTGLPEVLVSERDILDGIALSLVPG, translated from the coding sequence GTGAGGGTCGCTGCGATCGACTGTGGGACGAACTCGATCAGGTTGCTCGTCGCCGACGTGGAGCCGGGAGCGGGGGCGGTCATCGACGTCGAGCGGCGCATGGAGGTCGTGCGGTTGGGCGAGGGCATCGACCGCACCGGCCTGATCTCCGACGCCGCGTTGGCGCGGACGCTGGCCGCCTGCGACGACTACGCCGCGGTGATCGCCGCGACCCGGGCCACCGCAGTGCGGTTCGTCGCGACCAGTGCCAGCCGTGACGCCCGCAACCGGGACGCCTTCGTCGCGGGCGTCCGAGCCCGGATCGGCGTCGAGCCGGAAGTCGTCAGCGGCGCGGTCGAGGCGACGTTGTCCTTCGCCGGGGCTACAGGCGGCCTGAGGGGGGCGGAGCTGCCGTACCTCGTCGTCGACATCGGCGGCGGCTCAACGGAATTCGTGCTGGGCACGACCGGCCCGCAGGCGGCCCACAGCGTCGACGTCGGCTGCGTCCGGATGACCGAGCGGCACCTGCACGACGACCCGCCCACCCCGCAGCAGCTACGCACCGCGCAGGCGGACATCGACGCGGCGATCGGCGAGGCCGGCGCTGTCGTGCCGTTCGACCAGGCTCGCACCCTGGTCGGGCTCGCCGGCAGCGTCACCACCGTCGCCGCGCTGGCGCTCGGGCTGCCGCAGTACGACCCCACCGCGATCCACGGCAGTCGTATCCCGGCCGATCAGGTCCGTACGGTGACCGCCCAGTTGCTCGCCATGACGCGCTCGCAGCGGGCCGCCCTACCGGTGATGCATCCGGGCCGCGTCGACGTCATCGGCGCCGGATCCCTGGTGTTGCAGCGCATCCTCGAGCTGACCGGACTGCCGGAGGTGCTGGTCAGCGAGCGCGACATCCTCGACGGCATCGCCCTGTCCCTCGTCCCCGGCTAG
- a CDS encoding amino acid-binding protein: MSIAVTVVGHDRRGIIADVTGVLAELGGNIEDSSMTLLRGHFAWTLVADVDADVAAVQQRLAFLGGEGLVVSVLPVPDEELSQRPENGWLVSVHGSDRPGIVSAVMRVLADMGGNVTDLTTRLGADLYLIVAEVELPGDVDRGELSSRLAAVAHDLGVEVSLRPAESDVL, encoded by the coding sequence ATGAGCATCGCGGTCACCGTCGTCGGTCACGACCGGCGGGGCATCATCGCCGACGTGACTGGGGTGCTGGCCGAACTGGGCGGCAACATCGAGGACTCGTCGATGACGTTGCTGCGCGGGCATTTCGCGTGGACGCTCGTCGCCGACGTCGATGCGGACGTGGCTGCCGTGCAGCAGCGTCTGGCGTTCCTCGGCGGTGAGGGCCTGGTCGTCTCGGTGCTGCCCGTCCCGGACGAGGAGTTGTCGCAGCGGCCGGAGAACGGCTGGCTGGTGTCGGTGCACGGATCGGACCGTCCGGGGATCGTGTCGGCGGTCATGCGGGTCCTGGCCGACATGGGGGGCAACGTCACCGACCTGACGACCCGGTTGGGTGCCGACCTGTATCTGATCGTCGCGGAGGTGGAACTGCCCGGCGACGTCGACCGCGGGGAACTGTCCAGCCGGCTGGCCGCGGTCGCCCACGACCTGGGGGTCGAGGTCTCGCTGCGCCCGGCCGAGTCTGACGTCCTGTAG
- the def gene encoding peptide deformylase, with amino-acid sequence MVTEPSEVTAPPVLAALPPGRVRSVLHAPATPLSAPCRLVEDPGDPVVVQLCADLVATMAASAGCVGLAANQVGVGLRVFALDVRDHPKTRRCHGRLVLLNPVIEEASRRERGREGCLSVPDFTGDVRRATRLTVSGVLPVTGEPVTLRTDAFEAIAVQHEIDHLEGLLFLDRVTGAHAVHPRRTYL; translated from the coding sequence CTGGTGACCGAGCCATCCGAGGTCACCGCGCCTCCCGTGCTGGCTGCCCTGCCACCCGGCCGGGTCCGCTCTGTCCTGCATGCGCCGGCAACACCGCTGTCGGCACCGTGCCGGCTCGTCGAGGATCCCGGCGATCCGGTCGTGGTGCAGCTGTGCGCCGACCTCGTGGCCACGATGGCAGCCTCGGCGGGATGTGTCGGCCTGGCAGCCAACCAGGTCGGCGTCGGCCTGCGGGTGTTTGCGCTGGACGTCCGGGATCACCCCAAGACCCGTCGCTGCCATGGCCGTCTGGTGCTGCTCAACCCGGTGATCGAGGAGGCCAGCCGGCGGGAGCGGGGCCGCGAAGGCTGTCTGTCGGTGCCGGACTTCACCGGTGACGTGCGGCGGGCCACGCGACTCACCGTCTCCGGCGTCCTGCCGGTGACGGGAGAGCCGGTGACGCTTCGAACGGACGCGTTCGAGGCGATCGCCGTGCAGCACGAGATCGATCATCTGGAAGGTCTGCTGTTCCTTGACCGGGTGACCGGCGCGCACGCCGTACACCCGCGCCGTACCTATCTGTAG
- a CDS encoding DUF4287 domain-containing protein, with translation MALHHSEETHRQLVDRVPATTGRQMDEWFSILEAGPAFSRFDEKVSWLRDEHDLPHGHSTAIVHEYDMARAARRLS, from the coding sequence ATGGCCCTGCACCACTCGGAGGAAACTCACCGACAGCTCGTCGACCGGGTGCCGGCCACGACCGGCCGACAGATGGACGAATGGTTCTCGATACTCGAGGCCGGACCGGCCTTTTCCCGTTTCGACGAGAAAGTCTCCTGGCTGCGCGACGAACACGACCTGCCGCACGGTCACAGCACGGCGATCGTCCACGAGTACGACATGGCCCGCGCGGCGCGCCGGCTCAGCTGA
- a CDS encoding MFS transporter codes for MATRREGDQRARVAVLALGTFALGTEIFAVSAILPLIAAGLDVSVPTAGLVVAASSLLYALAAPLLGALTRGYERRRVLLGGLTVFVAGSTAAAFAPTLVVLIVLRCVAVLGAATYTPTAYVTAVALSPPQRRGRALSWVLGGIVSASLVGVPLATVLARTVGFRSVFVLVAGLAALAIVAVVLVVPRVAPLPVHSQAGRFQAARDRRVLLVVFVSLLASTATNLVYTYVAPITEHAFGAIGAGLTLVVFVYGVFSTVGTFASGSLVDRFGAGPVLLIGFVMLGVSVVVLPVAGSWAVGLVCVACWAAFGSMVIPAQQTRLLDAAGPAGGGFAMGLNSSGLYLGAAVAAATGAALLSLSGTPAIGLAAGTMSALGLAIVTVPMMSRRARRSGTADALPGRASPLVDADREAPPAGG; via the coding sequence ATGGCCACGAGGCGGGAAGGCGACCAGCGTGCCCGCGTCGCGGTCCTGGCGCTGGGGACCTTCGCCCTGGGGACGGAGATCTTCGCCGTCTCGGCGATCCTGCCGCTCATCGCGGCCGGCCTCGACGTATCGGTACCGACCGCCGGGCTCGTCGTCGCCGCGTCGTCGCTGCTGTACGCGCTGGCCGCACCCCTTCTCGGCGCGCTCACCCGCGGCTACGAGCGACGCCGGGTGCTGCTGGGCGGGCTCACGGTCTTCGTCGCGGGCTCGACGGCTGCCGCCTTCGCCCCGACGCTGGTCGTGCTCATCGTGCTGCGCTGTGTGGCCGTTCTCGGCGCAGCGACGTACACCCCGACCGCGTATGTGACCGCGGTGGCGCTCAGCCCGCCGCAGCGGCGGGGCCGTGCCCTGTCCTGGGTCCTGGGCGGCATCGTCAGTGCTTCGCTGGTGGGCGTCCCGCTGGCCACCGTGCTGGCCCGGACCGTCGGGTTCCGCAGCGTCTTCGTCCTGGTCGCCGGGCTGGCAGCGCTGGCCATCGTCGCTGTGGTCCTCGTCGTCCCGCGCGTGGCACCGCTGCCGGTCCACAGCCAGGCCGGGCGTTTCCAGGCCGCACGCGACCGCCGGGTCCTCCTCGTCGTCTTCGTCTCGTTGCTCGCGTCGACGGCGACCAACCTCGTGTACACCTACGTCGCACCGATCACCGAGCACGCGTTCGGTGCGATCGGTGCCGGCCTGACCCTGGTCGTGTTCGTGTACGGCGTCTTCAGCACGGTCGGGACGTTCGCCTCCGGCTCCCTCGTCGATCGGTTCGGGGCCGGCCCGGTCCTCCTCATCGGCTTCGTCATGCTCGGGGTCAGCGTCGTGGTGCTTCCCGTCGCCGGGTCGTGGGCGGTCGGACTGGTCTGCGTCGCCTGCTGGGCGGCCTTCGGCAGCATGGTCATTCCCGCGCAGCAGACCCGGTTGCTGGATGCGGCGGGTCCCGCCGGCGGCGGTTTCGCCATGGGCCTCAACAGCTCCGGCCTCTACCTGGGCGCCGCGGTGGCGGCTGCCACCGGCGCGGCGTTGCTCAGCCTCAGCGGTACGCCGGCGATCGGCCTGGCCGCCGGGACCATGTCGGCGCTCGGCCTGGCGATCGTCACCGTGCCGATGATGAGCCGACGCGCCCGACGGTCCGGTACGGCAGATGCGTTGCCAGGCAGGGCATCGCCGCTGGTCGACGCGGACCGGGAGGCCCCACCCGCCGGCGGCTAG
- a CDS encoding uracil-DNA glycosylase codes for MPSVPEVADDEVAHDADAVRRLAASAGGLAVLDARVSVCRACPRLVGWREEVARTRRRAFAAESYWGRPVPGWGDAQPRILVVGLAPAAHGGNRTGRIFTGDRSGDWLFASLHRVGLASIPTSVSAGDGQQLFGVRMVAAVRCAPPANKPTPAERDTCAPWLDTELEFVLAGLRAVVALGRFAWDASLAALRRAGLEIPSPRPAFGHGAAVDLAKPGGLTVLGSYHPSQQNTFTGRLTADMLDDVLGRAARLAGRAGPPPAD; via the coding sequence GTGCCGTCGGTCCCTGAAGTAGCCGACGACGAGGTGGCGCACGACGCTGACGCGGTACGTCGGCTGGCCGCGTCGGCGGGAGGCCTCGCCGTACTGGACGCCCGGGTGAGCGTGTGCCGAGCGTGCCCGCGCCTCGTCGGCTGGCGCGAGGAGGTGGCACGGACCCGGCGGCGGGCATTCGCGGCGGAGTCGTACTGGGGCCGGCCCGTCCCGGGCTGGGGGGACGCGCAACCGCGGATCCTCGTCGTCGGCCTGGCGCCCGCGGCGCACGGCGGCAACCGGACCGGGCGGATCTTCACCGGCGACCGCAGCGGTGACTGGTTGTTCGCGTCGTTGCACCGAGTCGGTCTCGCGTCGATTCCCACCTCGGTGTCAGCCGGCGACGGGCAGCAGTTGTTCGGCGTCCGGATGGTTGCCGCCGTTCGTTGCGCGCCCCCGGCGAACAAGCCCACGCCGGCCGAACGCGATACCTGCGCCCCGTGGCTGGACACCGAACTGGAGTTCGTCCTCGCCGGCCTGCGCGCCGTTGTCGCGCTCGGCCGGTTCGCGTGGGACGCCAGTCTTGCCGCGCTGCGCCGCGCGGGTCTGGAGATTCCCTCGCCCCGGCCGGCATTCGGGCACGGTGCGGCGGTCGACTTGGCCAAGCCGGGCGGGCTGACTGTGCTCGGCTCGTACCATCCAAGCCAGCAGAACACCTTCACCGGCAGGCTGACCGCCGACATGCTCGACGACGTCCTCGGCCGAGCAGCCCGGCTCGCTGGCCGGGCCGGTCCGCCGCCAGCTGATTAG
- a CDS encoding NAD(P)/FAD-dependent oxidoreductase, with protein sequence MADDSARYPDGPPRRILIVGGGYVGLYTALRLQRKLRPDEAVVTVVDPRPYMTYQPFLPEAAAGSIQPRHTVVPLRKTLRRTTIVSAWVTKIDHARRTAWLKPLQGDPQQVDYDILVIAVGSVPRTLPIAGLAENGIGFKNVEEAIALRNRVIECLDIAETATDPLVRECNTTFVFVGGGYAGVEALGEIEDLARYATRFYRNVSAADLRFVLVEASDRILPEVGPDMGRYALAQLRARGIDVRLGTRLESAVDREIVLSDGQRVHSDTLVWTAGVKPNPMLADTDLPLDARGRVRCTADLRVDGISDAFGAGDCCAVPDLTKPGEFCSPSAQHAVRQATVLADNIISSMRGFPSRDYEHRYAGSVASLGLYKGVAQVYGIKLKGFPAWFAHRTYHMSRVPTLQRKVAVVLDWTIALLFQRDVTSLWPMHEPGKSFTDAARTASPGTGSPRGGDGGRG encoded by the coding sequence GTGGCCGATGACTCGGCCAGGTATCCGGACGGGCCGCCGCGGCGCATCCTGATCGTGGGCGGCGGATACGTCGGCCTCTACACAGCCCTGCGGCTGCAACGCAAGCTCCGGCCGGACGAGGCGGTGGTCACCGTCGTCGACCCGCGCCCGTACATGACCTACCAGCCTTTCCTGCCGGAAGCAGCCGCCGGCTCGATCCAGCCACGCCACACCGTCGTCCCGCTACGAAAGACCTTGCGCCGCACCACGATCGTGTCCGCGTGGGTGACGAAGATCGATCATGCCCGCCGCACTGCCTGGCTGAAGCCGCTGCAGGGCGATCCGCAGCAGGTCGACTACGACATCCTGGTCATCGCCGTCGGATCGGTGCCGCGGACGCTTCCCATCGCCGGGTTGGCGGAGAACGGCATCGGATTCAAGAACGTCGAGGAGGCGATCGCATTACGCAACAGGGTGATCGAATGCCTCGATATCGCCGAGACCGCAACCGATCCGCTCGTTCGTGAATGCAACACGACCTTCGTCTTCGTCGGCGGGGGGTACGCCGGCGTCGAGGCCCTCGGCGAGATCGAAGACTTGGCCCGATACGCAACTCGGTTCTACCGCAATGTGTCTGCCGCAGACCTTCGGTTCGTCCTGGTCGAGGCTTCCGATCGGATCCTGCCCGAGGTGGGCCCCGACATGGGGCGGTACGCCCTCGCCCAGCTGCGTGCGCGGGGAATCGACGTACGACTCGGTACCCGGCTGGAGTCTGCGGTCGATCGCGAGATCGTGCTGTCCGACGGCCAGCGGGTGCATTCGGACACCCTCGTCTGGACCGCCGGGGTCAAACCCAACCCGATGCTGGCCGACACCGACCTCCCGCTGGATGCCCGCGGCCGGGTTCGGTGCACCGCGGACCTGCGGGTCGACGGGATCAGCGACGCCTTCGGCGCGGGCGACTGCTGTGCCGTACCCGATCTCACCAAACCCGGGGAGTTCTGTTCGCCGTCGGCCCAGCACGCGGTTCGCCAGGCGACCGTGCTGGCCGACAACATCATCTCGTCGATGCGGGGATTCCCGTCGCGGGACTACGAGCACCGCTACGCCGGTTCCGTGGCCTCGCTCGGGCTGTACAAAGGCGTGGCGCAGGTCTACGGAATCAAACTCAAGGGTTTCCCAGCGTGGTTCGCGCATCGCACGTACCACATGAGCCGGGTTCCTACCCTGCAGCGCAAGGTCGCGGTGGTGCTGGACTGGACCATCGCCCTGCTGTTCCAACGCGACGTGACCTCGCTGTGGCCCATGCACGAACCGGGGAAGTCCTTCACGGACGCGGCGAGGACGGCGTCGCCGGGGACCGGCTCGCCGCGCGGCGGGGACGGCGGCCGCGGCTAG
- a CDS encoding cystathionine beta-synthase: protein MTVYDSVLDLIGNTPLVRLRSVAAGSPATVLAKVEYLNPGGSVKDRIAVRMVDEAERSGALRPGGTIVEPTSGNTGVGLALVAQARGYRAVFVCPDKVSLDKINVLRAYGATVEVCPTAVEPDDPRSYYSVSDRLTREIPGAWKPDQYSNPANPRSHYETTGPEIWEQTAGRVTHFVAGVGTGGTITGTGRYLKEVSGGRVQVIGADPEGSVYSGGTGRPYLVEGVGEDFWPTAYDREICDEIIAVSDKDSFVMTRRLAREDGLLVGGSCGMAVVAALQVAARSGPDDVVVVLLPDGGRGYLSKVFNDEWMASYGFLESSSTDDRTVADVLRGKDTTGSGAIPPFVHTHPTETVRDAIHILREYGVSQLPVVKAEPPVMAAEIVGAVVERDLLDALFTGHAAMADAVDRHMSAALPIVGGGEPISAAVELLRTSDAAVVIVDGKPVGVVTRQDVLGLLAAG from the coding sequence GTGACGGTCTACGACTCGGTGCTCGATCTCATCGGCAATACCCCGCTGGTCCGGCTGCGTTCTGTCGCTGCCGGTTCGCCGGCCACGGTGCTGGCCAAGGTGGAGTACCTCAACCCGGGCGGTTCGGTGAAAGACCGCATCGCCGTGCGGATGGTCGACGAGGCCGAGCGGTCGGGCGCGCTGCGGCCCGGCGGCACGATCGTGGAACCCACCAGCGGCAACACCGGCGTCGGCCTGGCCCTGGTTGCCCAGGCGCGCGGCTACCGGGCGGTGTTCGTCTGCCCGGACAAGGTCAGCCTGGACAAGATCAATGTGCTGCGGGCGTACGGCGCCACCGTCGAGGTGTGCCCGACCGCGGTCGAACCGGACGACCCGCGGTCCTACTACTCGGTCAGTGACCGGCTCACCCGCGAGATTCCGGGCGCCTGGAAACCCGACCAGTACTCCAATCCGGCGAATCCTCGCTCGCACTATGAGACGACCGGTCCGGAGATCTGGGAGCAGACCGCCGGCCGGGTCACGCATTTCGTCGCCGGCGTGGGGACCGGCGGGACCATCACCGGCACCGGGCGCTACCTCAAGGAGGTCAGTGGCGGCCGGGTCCAGGTCATCGGTGCGGATCCGGAGGGGTCGGTGTATTCCGGCGGGACGGGCCGGCCCTATCTGGTGGAAGGTGTCGGAGAGGACTTCTGGCCGACCGCCTACGACCGCGAGATCTGCGACGAGATCATCGCGGTGTCGGACAAGGACTCCTTCGTGATGACCCGACGGCTGGCCCGCGAAGACGGGCTGCTGGTCGGCGGTTCCTGCGGCATGGCCGTGGTCGCCGCGCTCCAGGTCGCCGCCCGGTCCGGCCCCGACGATGTCGTCGTGGTGCTGCTGCCCGACGGCGGCCGCGGCTACCTGTCCAAGGTGTTCAACGACGAGTGGATGGCGTCGTACGGCTTCCTCGAGTCGTCCTCGACCGACGACCGGACCGTCGCCGATGTGCTGCGGGGCAAGGACACCACGGGGTCCGGGGCCATACCGCCGTTCGTTCACACGCATCCCACGGAGACCGTGCGCGACGCGATCCACATCCTGCGCGAGTACGGCGTCTCCCAACTGCCTGTCGTCAAGGCGGAGCCACCGGTGATGGCGGCGGAGATCGTCGGCGCGGTCGTCGAGCGCGACCTACTGGACGCGCTGTTCACCGGCCACGCGGCGATGGCCGACGCCGTCGACCGGCACATGTCCGCGGCGCTCCCCATCGTCGGCGGTGGGGAACCGATCTCGGCAGCCGTGGAGTTGTTGCGCACCAGCGATGCTGCCGTGGTCATCGTCGACGGCAAGCCGGTCGGCGTCGTCACCCGTCAGGACGTGCTGGGCCTGCTCGCGGCCGGCTGA
- a CDS encoding Bax inhibitor-1/YccA family protein, with amino-acid sequence METRNPILSRMAKPEQGGAGFAYDEGRSAYTQAATGTATAATPAPSADDLRRMYTAGTPTGVGARVTLNDVIVKTGICFVLVVIGAVVGWNTADSMPLIWFGAAMIGLVLGLVNAFKRQVSPALVLLYALVQGVFLGGISYAYNDWVIRYANYQGLVMQAVIGTLTAFGVMLLVYNTGLIKVDGKFAKVMVVAIISYAVIGLMSLVAAIFGVGGGFGFYGMGWLGVALCAVGVLLASFTLLLDFEAIKQGIAMGLPERESWRMSFGLLVTLIWLYLEILRMLAMIAAASR; translated from the coding sequence ATGGAGACGCGCAATCCCATCCTGTCGAGGATGGCCAAGCCCGAGCAGGGCGGCGCCGGCTTCGCGTACGACGAGGGCCGCTCGGCCTACACGCAGGCGGCCACCGGTACGGCGACGGCCGCGACGCCCGCCCCGTCGGCTGACGACCTCCGGCGGATGTACACCGCGGGGACTCCCACCGGCGTCGGTGCCCGCGTCACGCTCAACGACGTCATCGTCAAGACGGGGATCTGCTTCGTCCTGGTCGTCATCGGTGCGGTCGTCGGCTGGAACACCGCCGACTCGATGCCGCTGATCTGGTTCGGGGCCGCGATGATCGGCCTGGTCCTCGGCCTGGTCAACGCGTTCAAGCGGCAGGTCTCGCCGGCGCTGGTCCTGCTCTACGCCCTCGTGCAGGGTGTGTTCCTGGGCGGTATTAGTTACGCCTACAACGACTGGGTCATCCGGTACGCCAACTACCAGGGCCTCGTCATGCAGGCGGTCATCGGCACGCTGACCGCATTCGGCGTGATGCTGCTGGTGTACAACACCGGCCTGATCAAGGTCGACGGCAAGTTCGCCAAGGTCATGGTCGTCGCGATCATCTCGTACGCCGTGATCGGGCTGATGTCGCTGGTCGCCGCGATCTTCGGTGTGGGCGGCGGTTTCGGCTTCTACGGGATGGGCTGGCTCGGCGTCGCCCTGTGCGCCGTGGGTGTCTTGTTGGCGTCGTTCACCCTGTTGCTGGACTTCGAAGCGATCAAGCAGGGGATCGCGATGGGCCTGCCGGAACGCGAGTCGTGGCGGATGTCCTTCGGGCTGCTGGTCACCTTGATCTGGCTGTACCTGGAGATCCTGCGCATGCTCGCCATGATCGCGGCGGCCAGTCGCTAG